GAAAAGCTTCTttgaaaagcacagaaaataatcagataATCCTAAATGATGGATATCAATATATCATGCAATATAATCCACTGAATATCAACACATCAGCTCAGGATTAATCTAAAGATCATATTTGCGTGCTTTAGCTTTCTTTTCATGAGGAGTTTGAAGATGTGAAGCCGGTGCTGCACGACACACTGCTGGGTACCCACCATGAGACCCAGAGGACAGGAGTGGATGTTGGCGTGGTACACACAGCAGTTCATTTCATTTGCGCTGTTCCAGTTTGCCGGGCACTCGTGTTCGTGACAGAACCTCTTTGCCTCTGACGCGTTACTGCGAGGGAAGAAGtgtggacagacaaacagatcaaTTAAAGCAACACCCCATGATTCTATTTACACTGGAAGCTCAAACAAAAACCTGAAGATCAGCTTGCTGTTCTTCTAGCTTTAACTTGAAAAGGACTCGGCAGAGTAGTCTGATGTGTATAGTATGTTATGTTTGCATGTTATATTCTACTCTGTTTGGTGTGTAATTGTCCTCTTTCTTGTGAAGTTTGATACACTATGTGAAATTTACTGACTTACTTGTgtccaagacacacacactattcCCAGTGTTGTGGTGGTGAAGCggtacacctgtgtgtgtgtgtgtgtgtgtgtgtgtgtgtgtgtgtgtgtgtgtgtgtgtgtatttgtgtgcctACATATGCAGTATATTGTATTTCAGCAACTCTATAGTCATCAGAAAGTgtctacattttttttccttttaattcaAATATGTGTATATgggatatatgtgtgtgtgtgtgtgtgtgtgtgtgtgtgtgtgtgtgtgtgtgtgtacattctggGCATGGCAGACGTTTAGGATTCCAGGCGTTTATGTAACACACTCACCTGAACTGGAAAATCTTGTTCCTGACTGTGTACTCGTAGAAGGAATCTGAGGCCGTCACCGTGTAAGAGACATTGAACTCTTCCCCGTTCGTTACTTTCTCTGGAGGACGCTGGACCCACGCCATTTCCAGACCTGTGACAACACACATCACCTGAATGTACACACTGTCTACGTATGCATGCAGCAAAGGATGCTGCATGCTGTATTTGGACTTAATTCTGTTGAGCCCCATCTACCAAGTCTATGTAATGTATTCTGAACAAACGCTGTTGTCTCATTCCTTTTCAGCCACAAGAGgaaaatcatttgattttacagtaaatatcaCAAAACAACTAAACATCATCGGTTTCCACtgccctgaaacacacaaactgagagccaggcagacaaacaaatgtctaaaaaaaaaaaaactcaccacCACAGCTAATCATGTTGTAATCATTTGGATTGTTGATTGGCCAACAGTCGAACTCTGTGTTGTCCAGATCATGCCAGCAACTTACTCCCTGCAGGCAGGATAGGAAGCTTTACATGTAAAGGCATTTTTTggtgtgtgtaaacagatttgaaaatgtgtgtagttttaccaGTGAGTCAGGGCTGGTCGTGTGAGTTTGTTACTGAGTTAAATACACAACTCAACTCTGTTTGTTGAAGCCAAAATGATAAAGAGCaaattcaaacagcagccaaCAGCATCACTAGCAAAATCATTACAGTGAATAAGCGCAAGAAACACAGCGCTATCTTTTAGTCAAGGCTGGTTACACAATGTTTCATAATTGACGAAATCAGCCTTACAAGAGGCTGGCATGTAACCCAGCGATACATGGAAACGCCACAACGCCTGCAGCAACAAGTGTTTCTGACATGACAACAAAAGCAAGGGGGCTTCCTCGGCAatacatgaaaatgtgaatatCAAACACTCACTTTACACGGCAGTTCATAGTCTGTCCTTTGTGTAATACAGCCAGAAGTCAATGCATCACCCCTGCCCTCTGCCACAGCATCGTGAAGTCCATAAACAGGTTAATTTTAAGCCCATGTGGTCATTAGTCCACGTTTCCTCTCTGGAGTTGAATGTTTTGCAGTGTGATATTTGGAAATCCTCTATTGTGTGAGAGAACTTACCATCAGGAAGCACAGGTAAAGGGATGCTGCTGTCCGTAGAGCCATGAGGAGGTCTGCTGTTGTGGCTGGACCTGCtctgaactgactgactgactgactgactgcatcaccaaatttgtgtgcgtgtgtgtgtgcgtgtgtgtgtgtgtgcagtcaccAAAACACAGCTATAGTACCCTTCcccaaatgtttttcttttctcttgagGCCCACCCTTTCTCTTGTCCCTAATTGTCCAATCAGCAGAAGAGCCTCTCCAATCACAGTGTGATCACGTACCGATCAAGGTGCTTCACTTCACCTTCACTGTCTTACAGGTCAGAATTACCCAGAAGTCTCTGCTGTATCTGAGCTCGTTCCTACTGTTTCAGGTTTTCTGCATGATCTTATTCCATCTATACGTCTTAAATTAGTGATATTTACCGGGATACACTTTATTTCTGTCGCTTCATTTGAACATTCAACCCTGATGGACATGGCTGTAGACCCTCTGATACTAATGATGTTTTcagattaatattactgctggattcatgtgtatgttgcatttcaCTGCTTTGGTTGTGTACATTTTTCAGTGCTATTAACAAATACAATACGTTTTTGTACCAATACTAAAATAATAGCCTACATTTAGAAGCATCTTGCTTTTCTATCGCCCCCATTTATGTAGGCataatgagtgagtgtgtcCATCATTGACGAGTCCAAATCCCACACATTGGATAATCGTGTATGCTTGAACTTTGCAGGAGCAACGAGTCAGTTCTGTAAATTATACATTATTTAACTTTGAAGTTCGTCCCCATATGAGTCCTCTCCTTTATGGCACAAGGGATATTTATATAACATCATACCCTATGTACTGATGAACATTTTCCATCTCTGCCTGCATCTGTTTGCCCTGAGATTAAGACCAAACCAAAAGACAGCATTTCTGAACATCTGTGAAATTTAATTGGCTTTTCAAGAATGCATAATTACAGCACAGCTGTAGAAAAAGGCCTGCCACACCACACAGTTTACAGTTCATGTTTTTGGGAATGCAAAACCAGAGCGGCAGGCAGCAGTCACGACAGGTCTACAGAGGGCTCTACTGAGGACAAACAGTCGTCGCTACAATacagcatgtttttaatggaggCCACATGACTTAAATCAAGTCAAACCTCAACCTGAAATATAAACTGAATCGCATTTACACCCTGAGTAGTTTCTTCAATGAGCAACATGTACAGTGTTGAACAATATTTCTTCTGCTGTCAGTGGACAATGGTTGTGTTTAGGGGATTAAATCCTTAGTGGGATTTTAGTGCACAAAAGGAATATGACATGGGATTAGAAATGGTGTAAAAGCAGGTTACCGAGAGAATgagcacaaaataaaaacagctgtggGTTTGTGGTTACAAAGAGTGAAAGGTTATGAACAATAGGCCTACTTTTTATGCATGTTGACTTCAGTAAATCAGATCTGAAATTTTAACAGGATTTAAAGGATTTCTAGGGACACAGAAACAGGGTGTATGTAGTATTAAACAGCACACATTTAAAGATGATTAGATGCATTACAATATGCAATTCATAATCAACTTATAACCTAacttgttttaatgtttaaatgcaGTTATTTAAATAGTGGCTATTAACCCAGCTAATCACATAAACCTGAACTGAACTTGAACTATAATACTtttctgtggttatttttaCTGATGCAAGTGCTTAGCAGTCTATTTCAGAGAAGCATCTTGTTCTTCCCACTTAAGAGTCGATTGCTTTTCTCCAGCACTTCAGCTGATAATATTACTGACTGAATGGAAACTAAAGGTTACCCACTAATTGGCCTGAACAGACTAAATCATCCTGAAGTGGCAGCTCTTGAGCACCAGGAATCCAAAGCAACAGTTCACCATCAACGGCTGACTGCAGCATAAGTCATGTAATAAGGGTGTCATATAatcctttcagtgttttgcttgtTAGTCTGCGCTGCAGTGTAATCAGAGGTTTTCTGACTTAGCAGGTGATATCAGTTAGCGacagttattttcattcaaaataaGGAGACAGTTTGACTCTGTCAAACAGGATTTACAAGTAATCTTATGGTTTGGTTTGGCGAACGTAGGTGCCAAGTGGGTGGTGTGTGCAGCAGTTAAAAAGGCTTCAGCCACTCCACCACTGTGAGGCCAGACTAAACGCTAACATCAGTATGCTAGCATGCAAACAATGACATTGTTAGGATGCTAATGTTTACCTTTTTggccatcttagtttagcatgttagcatggtacgttttgctaattagcattagacacaaaatacagctgatggaaatgtctgtGGTCATAAACTAAAGcactggacaaattaaaattttgacctgatgatgcaGGAAAAGTGAGGAGGAAGTTATTGAGAGATATGACTGTCTAAATCAAATTATATgctaatccatccaataatCATTGAGACACAGTCAATGAGCAATCTCAGAACCCACTGACTATCGTCTGATTAGCAGCTGGagacgggaaaatgacatttcagcTAATCTCTTTAAACAAGCTAATAAACATCTAAATCATCATCAGACGATAGCCTGTGGGTTCTGAGACTGCATTTTGGCCAGTGCATTCCACCTCTTCTGCTCTGCACAGACTCAAATGTGACTGGTCACAGAAACCAGAATTCTCCTCATATGAAAATCTTGAGATTTGTTGATCACCGAAGTGTTTTGGGTTCATCGTCTGAGAATATCTACAAATGTCtacatatttcagtctggaccaaagtgatgaaCTGACCGACCAATCGACGACATTGCCATGAACCCCACAGCTCGCATGTctaaaaatgaagcaaatatCAGAAAACTGCTAAAACTGTAATTAAGTTACATTCTCTAtattatagatttttttttttataataacaaTATAGTTTGATTACTGTTTCTTGTTCTGATTAACTATGTAGTGAAAGTCAACAGTCACACTCCTTCTTCACTGTaatatacaaccctgattccaaaaaagctgggatgctgtgtaaagcataaataaaaacaaactgttctATGAactgttcctgagctcatgtactAATttccttcatacaatcatgtgttcacacagtggtgaacctccctgcatcctcgcttgtgaacgactgagcctttccaggatgcctctttcatacccaatcatgatactgtcacctgttaccaatgaacctgtttacctgtggaatgatccaaacaggtgttctgGGGGCATTTCataactttcccagtctttagctgctccagTCCCAACTGGTTTGCAATGTGTTGCTGTGCCAAATTCAGAATAttcatacatttacaaaaatcaaagaagTTGATTAGGTCAAACATTAACtatattgtctttgtaattGTCTGTTCTTACTGATGTTTTACGCAGGTGTCTgtgacttttttggaatcagggtgtAGCTGCAAGCCAGTTTGTAGAAATTAACCTCTGTCTTAACCTCTGCTCGCTGATTCTGTATCATATGTCATTCTTATCAGGAATAAATACATTGTACACATCATCATGTTcaaagtttgacaaaaaaataacatgaaactCCAAAAAGCTGTTACTTCACGAAAAGAgttcatttttatcattttaaaagcCCATCAGCTTAAAAGTCATGTCACACAGGAATGACCATGAATAATTTCAGTTCAATGCAGAAACACCAGCAGTGGAACTGTAAACCTTTCGCACCACTCTCACATGTGGCCTTCCTACACTCGCGTAAAAACAGAACAGCTTTAATGATGTCATGTCCTTTACAGCAGGAGTGGCATAAATACTGTACAGCAGGTTGAAGAAGAGTCAATTGAAACCTGGTtggggtgtgggtgtgtgtgtgtggggtggggggggtgggggtagTTACAGTCTATTCAGTCATATCCTCTTCGCTTCCTGCAGGTACTCAGTGTATGCTGAACCTCAAGCATACCTCCAGTGTGTCGCAATGATTTTACAACCCCTGCCCTGTCAGCTGTTTCGTCAGACCAACAGCAGTCATTCAGTGAGCTGAAGCGGATGTGTTAAAATGCTACAGGGAGGACCAGCTTGCCTCCATGGGGTGCTACAGATGGAATATGTTTAGATGAACTGAtaacagacaacagacaggaCAAGAAAGGAGTGACCTGGTTATCTTTTCCACAGAGGCTAACCTGCTTTACAAACGAAAGCAGGGTGTGAACTAACACAACTGTCTAAAATTACCTCACCTCTTCTTGAAAGTCTCTTACGGGACGAACAAGTGGATACATGGTACAGcagtttacagcattttcagTTTAAAACCAGGATATAATCTTTAAAACTGTGCCCCAAGCAAATCTACAGTTTTATAGTACCTGACTCTAAACAAGTTACATTTCTTAACTAGATCATGCTTCGCAGCAGTGCTTCCCGAAAAGCTACACAGGAAGTAAACCTACAGCACAGCTCAATCAGATGTACAGAAATCTATATTAGGGAGAAAGTAAATTCACCCTTTGCATGATTTTTTACCCTTCTTGGAGGTAAAAGTAGAAATGTACCGCTGTGTACTTTCATAGTGGGTTCTTTCTTCAGTCACTGCAGACTAGTATGACCCAAGTTTAAAGCCCATAGGAatgtgatgaggaggaagacacaaagaggaggatgaaacaacaacaggaatctccctttacacacaaacaggagtCATGTGTccaaaaactgtaaaatcctGTAAAAAGGTCTCTTATCTCCATCTCACCACAACTCCAGCTCTGAAATTGGAGCAGGTGGCCTGCAGTGTCTCTTCAAGAAAGTACTTTAAATGTGAGAACGACCCCCTGAGAGACAAAGGTGTAGTTTCTCTTTCAAGTCAACTCCAATCTGTGTCTTTGACGGAACCTAATGCTCAACAAGTTCCATTTTCAGGTCTTCAGTATGCCCGGATCGTCattttttgtctcctctgagGGAAGCTGACTGTTGCCCGTGTCCTGAGCGGAGCTGAGCGGCCTGGCATTGGCCTTCGTTGACCGCTGCCGTCGCGTGCCGTTCCCAATGCAGCGCAGGAGGTTCTTGAAGGTTGTCCACATTTCCTCGTCCTTGTAGGAGTAGATGCAGGGGTTCATGACGGAGTTGAGGACAGCCAGGAGCAGCAGCCAACGTTTCAATTTCATGACGTTACAGCTCGTACAGTTGAGGCCGTCCAGCAGCAGAACCACCAGGCCGGGAGTCCAGCAGATCACAAAGGCCCCTTCAGGAGAAAATACAGTCAATCACAAACAAGTAGCTGCAACACTTATTTCTCACATGTATCCTTTTTGTGCAGCTTAAACTTTGCTCAAAAGGTCAAGTTGCTCTTTACAAAAAAGGGCACTGGTTGACATCCCTGAGGATGCCAGTCAGCCAGCAGAGACTTCAGGAAGTGACTGCCCAGCAAAGAAAAAATCCTGCACATAGACCCATACACCATGTACTACAAATAATGTGGGATTGTCGGGTTTAGAGCCTGTAGGTTTACAGTTTAAATCTACAAATGTAATTTTGTTGATATGAAAGTATAGCCTTGATGCACTGCAGCCAAAGGATGATCAGACTCACCCAAAAGGACCCTGTAGTTAAAAGCGGGCTCACAACCTGGAAAACCAGGTTTTTTAATACATTCAGGCAACGTACCGTTTATTTTCGATCTGTAAAGCTTTGACGAATACTATATCAACCATCAATAATCCTGAGTAACAACTTAAAATCCCTTTGCAAGAAATTGTTCAATTAACTTTCAATGTCTTCTTGCCACTGCGCTCACACAGTGAAATTTAACAGCCAGATACAAACAGTTATCTGGAGTGGGCCGTTTAGCTGAAGTGCTAAAGTGGTGGAGATAATACGCCTAACTTAATATGCCTAAGTacttaatgttttaattaaggCTGCACctactgattattttctgagtcatctgttttgtttttttctgagcaAACCGGACAAAACCTAAAGATACTCAATTTACAATTCAGCGAATCAACACATTTGAAAACCTGGAAGCTgagaattttgttttttgttttttttgcttgataaatgacattAATATTAATACTTTGCTCCAATACAGTGACTAAATGATGCTTCCTCCAGGCTCCTGGCTGTTCAGATGGGTATTCACCGATTCTAGCATCGTAACAACAAGCAGACACAGGTTGGGAATACAATGCCATTATTCTGTTAAATACTTAATGCTGTGTGTTTAGTAAATAATATGCTTGGTCACAGGGCCACTGAAGCAGCTAATTAACCATCTATTTCAGACATGTTTGGGCACAAAACAGAGCTACTAAGAGATTTCTGGAACTGAAGGGAAGCCGCAAGCAGCAACTTGTCTACCGACAGTAATGTTGACACTACCTGCATCTCTAAGGCTGCAATGCATcctgcagaacaaaaacaagtactgtttctttgtctcacacacacaagcatgtgtACCCAGACACAAGAGCTGACCTCAGTTTTTACATCTTTCACTGTTGTAGGGCCTGACAGTCAAAAGGTTTGCCACAATTTTACAGGgaatttctatttttaatgcttcttcctcttgtctttgATGGCCCACATGTTCAAAATAAAGAGAActgaaaagaaatgtgtgtgagccCATTTAATGGGCTTCCTCCATTCTCATTTTTTGACGCACTGAAGTTTAAAAGTGgactttcttcctctttaatttctgacaaagaaaaaaaacagggttTTAGGGACACACATTTCACGCATATGTTCCTTCTTTCATTCAACGATGGCGGCTGCACTGAaagtatgaaaacaaaaatctgaatctgCGTAGTTTGACGCTTCACTTAACAAACAGGCCCCAACACTCTCAGACTCCAGCTGTCAGCTACTAATTATATATTTTACCAAACAAGTGCCATGAAGAGGGAAGCACAAATGTAAGCAAGAGAATTCCTTAAACTTATTTGTTAGACATTAAAGTCATTAAATAAGTGATTGAAGAGCATgtgaacacatactgtacatcacacATCTACGCATGTGTTCCTTCTtaaacaaacaccacagatGTCCAAATGTATCCAACTCTTACACACTCATTCATTGTGCGCTGGTTATGACAAAGCATGTGTGCCTTAAGTGTTCCTGAACTGGTTTACCCAGTTGAGATTTCCGCATGTGCAGACTTCTTTTCACCTAGAACAAGACTTAACAGTTTTTTTCCTGCCTAACATATCCCATGATTGTCCTGGacctgactgtgtgtctgaagatttccttcctttttcccTGAGATATTGCTTTGTACACTGCACCACCTCTTAAAAGAGTGTGTCGGGCACTTCTCTGTAATCTTTACAGGGAATTTAGGAATGACACTTGCATAATACTTCTTCCACAAGCTCTACAAGGGAACTCTACAACGCATGTGAAAGCAATTGACGGAGtcctttttgctttttctggACGGGTGGGGAGGAGGGGACGTTCAGTGAAGGCCAGTGTGGTGTGTTGTGGACGGTACGCCACACAGGCTGAGGAGCGGTGTCCTTGCAGGGAGAGATAATTACACAGCAGTTTGGAATAAAAAGTGTgtacagagaggcagacagctcCTACGCTACATCGTGTATTGAGCCATCTGGCTGGGCACGCAAAGTTCCcaaagagacaaagaacaaTGACAGACCTTCATCCTGCAGGGcaaccacgcacacacacacacacacacaaatcactaAAAACTGtctaatgcatgcttttatctgaATGACTACATGAGCagtgcatgaaaacagaaagtgagtgCATTCGACACCTAACTCATCTGACCTTCAGGTTTGTCTGAAATGCATCAGTCCTTCCTAAGTTTGGTTGTACGGCAACTCACTGTTAACAATATCGGTGAAGTCCTATTGTTCCATTTTTAAAGGAAAGCTTTCCCTCTCAATAGAATTGTTGAAGGAATTTATAGCTGAAAATTTCCAAAAGTTATCCATTTTCAGCTTCTTAAAAGGGAGCATTTGTTTCCTTTGTCCTGTTTCACATCCTGTAAGCTGCATTTCTGTGGGCTTTTGAcagctggttggacaaaacaagttaTTTAGAGATGTCCCTTTGGGCTCTGGATAGTATAGTTTAAGCAAATAATTAAATGACAGAATAAGCAATGAGTGTTTAAGCCACTTGGCAGAAAACAAACTCAGAAAATCCGACTTTAAATtgacaaacatttcttttgctttcatttccagctCCCTACAACGACTGCCAAGCACTTAACATGTTTACTGGAAGCATAAGTATTTGTGTTATTACGTTCAAGGTCTTCACTCTTATCAAGAAAACAATCCAGTGTGTTCAGCAGTGACTCAGATGAAAAGACACAGCTGTACAACACAACCTGACTAATGCTGGAAATGTCTCTGACTCACTCTTGTATCACAAATGATGCTGCacagacatttgttttatgACAAGCACCTACCAAGCACAACCATAACCGTCTTGATGAGCTTGATGGGTGTCCTCTTGCGGTTGATGGAGCCGCTGGTGTGTGGCATCAGCACTGACGTCTTCTGCTTGACGTAGGTGTAGATCCTCATGTAGATGGCCACCATCACCAGGAACACCACCAGGTTAGACACGGACCAGAAGATCAGGTAGCTCCTGCTGAAGATGGGAGCCAGCTGGGAGCAGTCGCCAAGGTTACAGATGCAGTTCCAGCCCAGACTCGGCACGGCCCCCATGAAGATGGAGATGGCCCACACCAGCACGATCAGCAGGGTCACCCTCCTCTTTGTCAGGTTGCTGTGGACTTTCCAGTTCATGACAGAGATGTAACGCTCCAGAGCGATTACGAGCAGGTTAGCCAGCGAGGCTGAGAGACTGATGTCCAGGAGTCCTTGACGGATGAAATATCCTTTAACTGTCAGTTTCCGCGACACCTCACCCGTGTTAAACATGAGGTACACGTACGCTATGCCGGCCAGGAAGTCTGAGGCGGCGAGGTTGGCAAGAAGATAGTAGAAAGGGTAGTGAAACCTCTTGTTGGTGATGACAGCAGCTATGACCATGGCGTTGGAGACCAGGATGAAACAGCAGAAGAGAGAGCCCACCA
The Chaetodon auriga isolate fChaAug3 chromosome 3, fChaAug3.hap1, whole genome shotgun sequence DNA segment above includes these coding regions:
- the lpar3 gene encoding lysophosphatidic acid receptor 3; translation: MAQQNLSCHYDESMGFFYNNSGADDKWDKAQLILVQVVGSLFCCFILVSNAMVIAAVITNKRFHYPFYYLLANLAASDFLAGIAYVYLMFNTGEVSRKLTVKGYFIRQGLLDISLSASLANLLVIALERYISVMNWKVHSNLTKRRVTLLIVLVWAISIFMGAVPSLGWNCICNLGDCSQLAPIFSRSYLIFWSVSNLVVFLVMVAIYMRIYTYVKQKTSVLMPHTSGSINRKRTPIKLIKTVMVVLGAFVICWTPGLVVLLLDGLNCTSCNVMKLKRWLLLLAVLNSVMNPCIYSYKDEEMWTTFKNLLRCIGNGTRRQRSTKANARPLSSAQDTGNSQLPSEETKNDDPGILKT